DNA sequence from the Thermodesulfovibrionales bacterium genome:
TGGTACACCTTACCCACAAATCGAACCGTAGCAGTGACCCTGGGGTCGTTCTCGAGCGCCGGATTCTCCGGAACATTCAGAGCATAGAATCTATCATCAGAGAGATTGATCCCATAGTGGCATTCCGCACATTTGCCCTTACCCCTGAAGATCTCCAGCCCCTTTCGAGCCGCATCGGATAGCGCCCTTTCATCACCCCTCAGCGACCTATCAAGGGGTGAATTGACAGACACAAGGGTTCTCTCGAAGGCGGCAATAGCCATCGCAATCCTTTCCCTCGTGACCTCGCCTCCGAAGACCCTTTTGAAGGCCTCTGCATATTCAGGAACGACCCGAATCTGCTCTTCGAGGTAATCAAGGTTTTTGTTCATCTCGAACGCCGACATCATCGGGAAAAGGGCTTGGTCCTCGAGTGTTTCCGCTCTCCCGTCATGGAACAGATATTTCTGGAAGGCCACATTGATGAGTGTCGGAGAGTTTCTCCAGTTCTTTGTCGTGGGATAACTGAGCGAGATGTCGAGACCGTCGGTGAAGGCCAGTTCGGGGTCATGACAGGTCGCGCAGCTCATGGTGCCGTCACCGGAAAGCCTACGGTCGAAAAAGAGCTTCTTGCCCAATTCGATCTTCTCCGGAGTTTGGCGATTCTTTTCCGGAATCGGCACGGACTGAAAAGGTTCGAGGTGTCCCGCAAGACCGCTCGCCGGCAGGAGAAGAAGATACAAGAGAAGAGATGTCAGCAAGAAGAACCTATTTTCTTGCACCCTTGAGTTCCTCCTCTACGATTTTTTTCAGATACTCGTATGGCCTGTTGCCTATGACCTTTCTGCCGTTGATAAAGTAGGTCGGCGTATTATACAAATCGAGGTCGACGGCGAGCTTCGTATCTCGTTCTATCATGGTTGCATGCTTCATTTTATCGAGGGAATCAGTGAACGCCTTCATATCCAAACCGAGCTCCCGGGCGTATTTAATGAGGCTGTCCCTATCGAGCTGGGGAGATTTCTTGAGAAGCATATCATGCATCTCCCAGTATTTCCCCTGGTCCAAAGCGGCCAATGAGGCCTCCGCCGCCATACGAGAGAAGTCACGGTATTTATAGGGATAATTCTTTATGATGAGGCGTATTTTGCCCTTATAAGCTTCCATGAGCTTCTTGACGGTCGGACCGGCCGCCACGCAGTGCGGTCACTGGAAATCGAGAAATTCTACTATCGTGACAGGGGCATTTGACGGGCCGTAGGAGGGAGAATCATCTATCGGGACAGTGTACCGTTTTTCTTGCGCAAGGGCGACGGATGCTATGAAGCATAGGGTCAAAACAAGCAGCAGTTTATTCATCGCGTTTCCTCGTTCAATGTGATAATCCCCCGTAGCACATGATGAAGGAGTGCTATGGGGATTCCGTATCGCTGCGATGCAAACTCAGGTTTTATGTGCTTCGCCTTCCACCTCTGCTATCCATTTAGGATGTCGCTTTCTGGCCCACGTATAAGGCACGGTTCCATAGATCATGATTCTCAAGGTCCCGGGATTCGCAAGCGATCCGAGGTATATGTGAGCGGGTATCGCCATCATGAGAACCACAAAGCAGACGTTGTGAACCACGTGGGCGTACATCACGAGTTGCTTGTCTCCGGGCATGAGCCAAAAAACGAACCCCGATGCGGCGATGCCGATTCCGAAGATGAGCACAGCGAGATAGAAGAACTTCTGGCCCGTATTCAGCTTCCCCATCGGGGGCGTCTTCACCTTGTGGGAGAGATAACCGCCGAGCACGGCTATCCATCTCATGTCATCAGCATCGAAGGTCAGCGACTCCTTAAGGTAAAAGAAGAGGGTGAAGAAAAGGGAGACGGAGAATACGATGCCGAGATAATTGTGCAATGCCCTCATGGAGTTGAATCCGCCGAAAAATGATCCGATCCCTTCTATATGGAAGAGGAATCCGTATCCCTGAACCGCAAGGACAATACAGCTTATCGCCAGCACCCAGTGGTTCAGGATCTCGAATGCATTGGACTTTCTGATCATTCTATCCATTTTTCTTTTCCTCCTCTTCAGACTCTTTATGCGGACCGAAGGCGACATAGTGAAGGACAGATGCGGCCACAACACCTCCCAGTCCGATGTAGGTGAGGGGTTTCAAGACCTTGTGCCAGAAGACGACGCTTTCCGGTATCCCGGGCTTCATCTTATAACCATAGAGCGTCGGAGAATCCTTGAACGCGTATAAGGCACCGAGGCCTCCGAGGTCTGTCTGCCCGTAGAGTTTTTCGTACCCGATTTTCTGGGCAGAGGTGATGAGCCCGTCCCTGTCGCCGTATTTCAGTGCTCCGGTGGGACAGGTCTTTGTGCAGGCCGGCTGAAGGCCGTTCGCGATCCTGTCGTAGCACAAGTGGCATTTCGAAATCTTGTCCTTCTCGTCATAGCGCGGCACATTGAAGGGGCAGCCCACCACACAGAGTTTGCAGCCGATGCAC
Encoded proteins:
- a CDS encoding cytochrome c peroxidase; its protein translation is MQENRFFLLTSLLLYLLLLPASGLAGHLEPFQSVPIPEKNRQTPEKIELGKKLFFDRRLSGDGTMSCATCHDPELAFTDGLDISLSYPTTKNWRNSPTLINVAFQKYLFHDGRAETLEDQALFPMMSAFEMNKNLDYLEEQIRVVPEYAEAFKRVFGGEVTRERIAMAIAAFERTLVSVNSPLDRSLRGDERALSDAARKGLEIFRGKGKCAECHYGINLSDDRFYALNVPENPALENDPRVTATVRFVGKVYHYKDYRTLREDPGRYLITKKSSDWKAFRTPTLREISKTAPYMHNGVFKTLDEVIEFFDQGGGAGNEALQPLGLSAEEKSSLKAFLSEALVGEDIVIKYPEIP
- a CDS encoding thioredoxin domain-containing protein; translated protein: MAAGPTVKKLMEAYKGKIRLIIKNYPYKYRDFSRMAAEASLAALDQGKYWEMHDMLLKKSPQLDRDSLIKYARELGLDMKAFTDSLDKMKHATMIERDTKLAVDLDLYNTPTYFINGRKVIGNRPYEYLKKIVEEELKGARK
- a CDS encoding formate dehydrogenase subunit gamma, encoding MDRMIRKSNAFEILNHWVLAISCIVLAVQGYGFLFHIEGIGSFFGGFNSMRALHNYLGIVFSVSLFFTLFFYLKESLTFDADDMRWIAVLGGYLSHKVKTPPMGKLNTGQKFFYLAVLIFGIGIAASGFVFWLMPGDKQLVMYAHVVHNVCFVVLMMAIPAHIYLGSLANPGTLRIMIYGTVPYTWARKRHPKWIAEVEGEAHKT
- a CDS encoding 4Fe-4S dicluster domain-containing protein — translated: MARMAILVSPELCIGCRACQVACKSWNQLPGDKTTNHGSFENPLDLTPHLYNKIHYLEVPAEKDPERWLFVNQRCMHCDDAGCMKICPSPGALFRTKEGAVATNKEKCIGCKLCVVGCPFNVPRYDEKDKISKCHLCYDRIANGLQPACTKTCPTGALKYGDRDGLITSAQKIGYEKLYGQTDLGGLGALYAFKDSPTLYGYKMKPGIPESVVFWHKVLKPLTYIGLGGVVAASVLHYVAFGPHKESEEEEKKNG